The Salvelinus alpinus chromosome 21, SLU_Salpinus.1, whole genome shotgun sequence genome has a segment encoding these proteins:
- the LOC139547881 gene encoding eukaryotic translation initiation factor 3 subunit K, producing MASSFEQMRANVGKLLRGIDRYNPENLATLERYVETQVKENAYDLEANLAILKLYQFNPAYFQVTVTSQILLKALTNLPHTDFTLCKCMIDQTHQQEERPIRQILYLGNLLETCHFQSFWSSLEENREFIDGITGFEDSVRKFICHVVGITYQNIEHRLLAEMLGDPLDTQVKVWMSKYGWTENEEGQIFIFNQEESVKPKNIVEKIDFESVSSIMATSQ from the exons ATGGCGTCATCATTCGAGCAGATGAGAGCTAACGTGGGAAAGCTCTTACGAGGAATTGATAG ATACAACCCAGAGAACCTGGCAACATTGGAACGCTACGTGGAAACACAAGTTAAAGAAAATGCCTACGACCTAGAGGCCAATTTGGCTATCCTCAAATT GTACCAGTTCAACCCTGCCTATTTCCAGGTCACAGTGACGTCGCAGATTCTGCTCAAGGCCCTGACCAACCTACCACACACAGACTTTACTCTGTGCAAGTGCATGATTGACCAGACACAC CAACAGGAGGAGCGCCCCATTAGGCAGATCCTGTACCTGGGGAACCTCCTGGAGACCTGCCATTTCCAGTCCTTCTGG TCCAGTCTGGAGGAGAACAGGGAATTCATTGACGGCATCACAGGCTTTGAGGACTCCGTGCGCAAGT TTATCTGCCATGTGGTTGGAATCACATACCAGAACATTGAGCATCGACTTCTGGCTGAGATGCTGGGTGACCCCCTTG acacacaggtgAAGGTGTGGATGAGCAAGTACGGGTGGACGGAGAACGAGGAAGGGCAGATCTTCATCTTTAACCAGGAGGAGAGCGTCAAGCCCAAGAACATTGTTGAAAAGATTGACTTTGAGA GTGTATCCAGCATCATGGCCACTTCTCAGTGA